Proteins co-encoded in one Vicia villosa cultivar HV-30 ecotype Madison, WI unplaced genomic scaffold, Vvil1.0 ctg.000282F_1_1, whole genome shotgun sequence genomic window:
- the LOC131626290 gene encoding uncharacterized protein LOC131626290, giving the protein MLMENVLISKEYWELIEPGYVEPASGVVPTKAQRKKNNEMKLKDLKTKNYLFQVIDCVVLDNILKKDTSKDIWDAMKKKFEGNARVKRSHLQALRREYETLEMRSSEAVTKYFSRVMTVANKMQIYGEDMSDVKVVEKILHSLTKKFNYIVCSIEESKEIDAFSIDELQSLLIVHEQNFQRRSGEEKALKVTHEEGRGCGRIAYRGRGRGRGRTDFNMETIECYQCHRFGHFRMNVLATGKLTMQNLMKK; this is encoded by the coding sequence ATGCTAATGGAAAATGTCCTCATATCAAAGGAATACTGGGAGCTAATCGAGCCTGGCTATGTTGAGCCAGCAAGTGGAGTGGTACCGACAAAAGCACAACGAAAGAAGAACAATGAGATGAAGTTGAAGGATCTCAAAACAAAGAACTATCTCTTTCAGGTAATTGACTGTGTTGTGCTCGACAACATCCTTAAGAAGGATACTTCTAAAGATATATGGGATGCTATGAAGAAAAAGTTTGAAGGAAATGCAAGGGTCAAAAGGTCTCATCTTCAAGCTCTCCGTAGAGAATATGAAACTCTTGAGATGAGATCTAGTGAAGCTGTAACAAAATACTTCTCTAGGGTCATGACAGTGGCCAATAAAATGCAAATATATGGGGAGGATATGTCAGACGTTAAAGTGGTTGAAAAGATTTTACACTCTTTAACTAAGAAGTTTAACTATATTGTTTGTTCTATTGAAGAGTCCAAGGAAATCGACGCTTTCTCTATTGATGAATTACAAAGCTTGTTAATAGTGCATGAACAAAATTTCCAAAGGCGCAGTGGTGAAGAAAAAGCCTTGAAAGTTACACATGAAGAGGGAAGAGGTTGTGGTCGAATTGCTTACAGAGGAAGGGGAAGAGGTAGAGGTCGAACAGATTTCAACATGGAAACAATAGAGTGTTACCAATGTCATCGATTTGGACATTTTCGTATGAATGTCCTCGCAACAGGGAAGCTAACTATGCAGAATTTGATGAAGAAATGA
- the LOC131626315 gene encoding probable LRR receptor-like serine/threonine-protein kinase IRK: protein MFSVKKMEASLNMRVMRFFLVFLLFLVTVTVTAVSPSLNDDVLGLIVFKADIQDPKGKLASWNEDDESACSGSWVGVKCNAKSNRVVEVNLNGFSLSGRIGRGLQRLQFLRRLYLANNNLTGSITPNIATIDNLRVLDLSNNNLSGVVPDDFFRQCGSMRVVSFAGNLFSGNIPSSLGSCSAVATIDLSGNQFEGNVPKEIWSLSGLRSLDFSDNLLEGEIPEGVEALKNLRSVDLARNSFSGKIPYGFGSCLLLRSIDFGENSFSGSIPGDLKDLVLCGYFSLRGNAFSGDVPEWIGEMKGLQTLDLSRNRFSGLVPNSLGKLWSMKTLNLSGNGFTGNLPESMVNCTNLLALDVSQNSLSGDLPSWIFGSDLEKVSMADNKMSVRVKSPLYSSTEVMVQSLQVLDLSHNAFSGEISSAVSYLSRLQVLNLSYNSLGGHIPASIGDLRTCSSLDLSYNKLNGSIPREIGGALSLKELNLENNFLIGKIPISIQNCSSLTTLILSKNKLSGSIPAAVAKLTNLKTVDISVNNLNGSLPKQLANLPNLLTFNLSHNNLQGELPAGGFFNTISPSAVAGNPFLCGSIVNIKCPVRLPKPIVLNPNFSGDSDPGSPTPMSGHKRNILSISALIAIGAAAFIVIGVIGITVLNLRVRSAASRSPVALDFSAGDDYSRSPTTDANSGKLVMFSGEPDFSSGAHALLNKDCELGRGGFGAVYQTVLGDGRSVAIKKLTVSSLVKSQEDFEREVKKLGKVRHQNLVELEGYYWTSSLQLLIYEFVSRGSLYKHLHEGSGENFLSWNERFHVILGSAKALAHLHHSNIIHYNIKSTNILIDSYGEPKVGDYGLARLLPMLDRYVLSSKIQSALGYMAPEFACKTVKITEKCDVYGFGVLVLEIVTGKRPVEYMEDDVVVLCDMVRGALDEGRVEECIDERLLGKFPVEEVIPVIKLGLVCTSQVPSNRPEMGEVVTILELIRCPSEGQEELLG, encoded by the exons ATGTTTAGTGTGAAGAAAATGGAAGCTTCATTAAACATGAGAGTTATGAGATTTTTTCTCGTGTTCTTACTGTTTTTGGTGACGGTGACGGTGACAGCTGTTAGCCCCTCTTTAAACGACGACGTTTTGGGACTGATTGTGTTCAAAGCGGATATACAAGATCCGAAGGGAAAGTTAGCATCTtggaatgaagatgatgaaagtGCTTGCAGTGGTAGTTGGGTTGGTGTGAAATGCAACGCTAAATCTAATAGAGTTGTGGAGGTTAACCTGAATGGGTTTTCTTTATCAGGAAGAATTGGGCGTGGTTTGCAGCGTTTGCAGTTTCTTCGTCGGCTTTATTTGGCGAATAACAATCTTACAGGGAGTATAACTCCTAATATTGCTACTATTGATAACCTTAGGGTTCTTGATTTGAGTAATAATAATCTTTCAGGGGTTGTTCCTGATGATTTTTTTCGACAATGTGGGTCGATGAGAGTTGTTTCTTTCGCGGGGAATTTGTTTTCTGGTAACATACCTTCTAGTTTAGGGTCGTGCTCAGCTGTTGCTACTATTGACCTTTCTGGTAACCAGTTTGAGGGTAATGTTCCTAAGGAGATTTGGAGTTTGAGTGGACTTAGGTCTCTTGATTTTTCTGATAATTTGTTGGAAGGTGAGATTCCGGAAGGTGTTGAGGCGTTGAAGAATTTGAGAAGTGTTGACTTAGCTAGGAATAGCTTTTCTGGGAAGATACCTTATGGGTTTGGAAGTTGTTTGCTTTTGAGGTCTATTGATTTTGGTGAGAATTCTTTCTCGGGTAGTATTCCTGGTGATTTGAAGGATTTGGTTTTGTGTGGTTACTTTAGTTTGCGTGGAAACGCTTTCTCAGGAGATGTTCCTGAGTGGATTGGAGAGATGAAGGGTCTTCAGACGTTGGATCTTTCTCGGAATAGATTTTCTGGTTTGGTGCCGAATTCTTTAGGAAAGCTTTGGTCAATGAAAACATTGAATCTTTCTGGAAATGGTTTCACGGGCAATCTTCCTGAATCCATGGTGAATTGCACAAACCTTTTGGCTTTGGATGTTAGCCAAAATTCTTTGTCTGGAGATCTGCCTTCTTGGATTTTTGGGTCAGATTTGGAGAAGGTCTCGATGGCAGATAACAAAATGAGTGTTAGGGTGAAAAGCCCTTTGTATTCCTCGACTGAAGTTATGGTTCAGAGTCTTCAAGTTTTGGATTTATCTCACAATGCATTTTCTGGTGAAATCTCTTCCGCTGTTTCATATTTAAGCAGATTGCAGGTTTTGAATTTATCATATAACTCTTTGGGGGGTCATATTCCGGCTTCAATCGGTGATTTGAGAACATGTTCTAGTCTTGATTTGAGTTATAATAAGCTAAACGGAAGCATACCTCGGGAAATTGGGGGAGCTCTTTCCTTGAAAGAACTTAATTTGGAAAACAATTTCCTTATTGGGAAAATCCCAATTTCAATTCAGAACTGCTCTTCATTAACAACTTT GATTCTGTCGAAGAACAAGCTGAGTGGGTCAATACCAGCAGCAGTTGCAAAACTCACCAACTTGAAAACTGTGGACATATCAGTCAACAATCTTAATGGAAGCCTTCCTAAACAATTGGCCAACCTTCCCAATCTCCTGACCTTCAATTTATCTCACAATAATCTTCAGGGCGAACTGCCAGCTGGTGGTTTCTTTAACACCATTTCACCTTCCGCCGTTGCTGGCAATCCATTTCTGTGTGGCTCTATTGTAAACATAAAATGCCCTGTGCGGCTCCCAAAGCCTATTGTTCTGAATCCCAACTTTTCTGGTGACTCTGACCCAGGGTCGCCTACTCCAATGTCGGGTCACAAGAGAAATATTCTCAGCATTTCAGCACTCATTGCCATCGGTGCAGCTGCTTTCATTGTAATCGGTGTTATTGGCATCACTGTTCTCAACCTCCGTGTTCGGTCCGCCGCATCTCGTTCTCCAGTGGCCCTTGATTTTTCCGCAGGGGATGATTATAGCCGTTCGCCAACCACAGATGCCAACTCCGGCAAGCTTGTCATGTTTTCAGGTGAACCTGATTTCAGCTCTGGTGCACATGCTTTACTGAACAAGGATTGCGAGCTTGGGCGTGGAGGATTTGGTGCTGTGTACCAAACAGTGCTAGGAGACGGTCGTTCAGTTGCTATAAAGAAGCTCACCGTGTCGAGCCTTGTCAAGTCACAAGAAGATTTCGAGAGGGAAGTGAAGAAATTAGGAAAAGTCAGACACCAAAATCTTGTTGAACTCGAAGGCTATTATTGGACTTCATCACTTCAACTCCTCATATACGAGTTTGTCTCTCGCGGTAGCCTTTACAAACATCTCCACGAAGGATCAGGCGAAAACTTCCTTTCATGGAACGAGAGGTTTCACGTCATTCTTGGGTCAGCAAAGGCCTTAGCTCACTTACACCACTCCAACATTATTCACTACAACATTAAGTCAACCAACATCCTCATCGATAGCTACGGCGAACCTAAGGTTGGCGATTACGGCCTAGCAAGGCTACTACCAATGCTCGACCGCTATGTCTTGAGCAGCAAAATTCAAAGCGCACTCGGCTACATGGCACCGGAGTTCGCCTGCAAAACAGTGAAAATCACCGAGAAATGCGATGTTTACGGATTCGGAGTTTTGGTATTGGAGATTGTGACAGGGAAAAGGCCTGTAGAGTATATGGAGGATGATGTTGTTGTACTTTGTGACATGGTTAGAGGAGCATTGGATGAAGGGAGAGTAGAGGAATGCATTGATGAGAGGCTACTAGGGAAGTTTCCAGTAGAAGAAGTGATTCCTGTGATTAAGCTTGGTTTGGTATGTACTTCACAAGTGCCATCTAATAGGCCAGAAATGGGAGAGGTAGTTACCATATTGGAGCTTATAAGATGCCCTTCAGAAGGACAAGAAGAGTTGCTGGGATGA